The proteins below are encoded in one region of Reichenbachiella sp. 5M10:
- a CDS encoding YceI family protein produces the protein MDQLLRFSFFAFLMCMLLGMTPMLYGQNKSHTVKIKSSTISVLGKTNVNEFECTLHKEGLREGMRVESQWSSYQLRFEGLLLRYRISDFDCGMEVMNADFRELLQAEEYPFLQLQIHNLLLAQNTTEIARLNVSADVSIELAGVIRDYRVYHGTVINQSAHDLVFRGSQLMKMSDFGIEPPTKFLGTIKVADEIVVEFEIHMNAIPIP, from the coding sequence ATGGATCAGCTTTTACGTTTTTCTTTTTTCGCTTTTTTGATGTGTATGTTGCTTGGCATGACTCCCATGCTCTATGGTCAAAACAAAAGCCATACGGTCAAAATAAAGTCGAGTACAATCAGCGTATTGGGCAAGACCAATGTCAATGAGTTTGAATGTACGCTGCACAAGGAAGGGCTTAGGGAAGGAATGCGAGTGGAGAGTCAGTGGTCTTCGTATCAGTTGCGTTTCGAAGGGCTATTGTTGAGATACCGCATCAGTGATTTTGATTGTGGGATGGAGGTGATGAATGCCGATTTTCGTGAATTACTCCAAGCTGAGGAGTACCCTTTTTTGCAATTGCAAATCCATAATTTGCTACTGGCTCAAAACACGACTGAGATAGCCAGGCTCAATGTGTCTGCCGATGTGTCAATCGAACTGGCGGGAGTCATCAGAGATTATCGTGTGTATCACGGTACTGTGATCAATCAATCTGCACATGATTTGGTGTTTAGAGGAAGTCAGTTGATGAAAATGTCAGATTTTGGGATCGAACCTCCGACGAAGTTTTTAGGTACGATCAAGGTAGCAGACGAGATTGTTGTGGAGTTTGAGATCCACATGAATGCAATCCCTATTCCATAA
- the moeB gene encoding molybdopterin-synthase adenylyltransferase MoeB — MSTTFSKAELERYSRHLIIPEFNIEGQRKLKEAKVLVVGSGGLGSPVLLYLAAAGVGHIGIVDFDVVDDSNLQRQVLFTVEDVGQSKAATAKTRLEKLNPFIEFTVHDTALTSDNALEIFKDYDVIADGTDNFATRYLVNDACVILDKVNVYASIFRFEGQLSVFNYVDKTGVRGPHYRDLFPSPPPPGLVPSCAEGGVMGVLPGMIGTMQANEVIKVITGIGEPLSGRLFLFDTLSFETRTMKIRKNPNTAPVTELIDYEFFCGSGHEEQEEPVREITAVQLKEWKDTDKAFQLIDVREPYEFDIANIGGTLIPQNQIEAQLDQIQKDEDVVLYCRSGNRSAGVLRTLKAKGYGNLYNLRGGILSWAEQIDPEMAKY; from the coding sequence ATGTCGACTACATTTTCGAAAGCGGAACTAGAGCGATACAGTCGCCATCTGATCATCCCGGAGTTCAACATCGAGGGACAGCGCAAACTCAAAGAGGCTAAGGTGCTCGTCGTGGGCAGTGGTGGCTTGGGTAGTCCAGTGTTGTTGTATTTAGCTGCTGCGGGAGTAGGGCACATCGGGATCGTGGACTTTGATGTGGTGGATGATTCGAATCTACAACGTCAGGTGTTGTTTACGGTCGAGGATGTAGGGCAGTCCAAAGCAGCCACTGCTAAGACACGGCTTGAGAAACTCAATCCCTTCATCGAATTTACTGTACATGATACGGCATTGACCTCTGACAATGCACTGGAGATATTCAAGGATTATGATGTGATCGCAGACGGTACGGACAATTTTGCGACGAGGTATTTGGTCAACGACGCTTGCGTGATTCTTGACAAAGTGAACGTTTATGCTTCGATCTTTCGCTTCGAAGGACAACTGTCAGTGTTCAACTATGTGGACAAAACCGGTGTGCGGGGACCACACTACCGAGACCTCTTTCCTTCACCTCCTCCTCCGGGGCTTGTGCCGAGCTGTGCCGAAGGCGGTGTGATGGGTGTCTTGCCAGGGATGATTGGTACCATGCAGGCCAATGAAGTAATCAAAGTGATCACGGGAATAGGGGAGCCGCTTAGCGGGCGTTTGTTTTTGTTCGACACGTTGTCTTTTGAGACGCGGACGATGAAGATCCGGAAAAACCCGAATACTGCTCCCGTGACGGAACTGATCGACTATGAGTTCTTCTGTGGTTCAGGACACGAGGAGCAAGAAGAACCCGTGCGTGAGATTACAGCAGTACAGCTCAAGGAATGGAAAGACACGGACAAGGCATTTCAACTCATCGATGTGCGTGAGCCGTATGAGTTTGATATCGCCAATATCGGCGGCACGTTGATCCCACAAAACCAGATCGAGGCTCAACTGGATCAAATCCAAAAGGACGAGGACGTAGTGCTCTACTGTCGTAGTGGCAATCGCAGTGCGGGTGTCTTGCGTACACTCAAGGCCAAAGGCTATGGTAATCTCTACAACCTACGAGGAGGTATCTTGTCGTGGGCTGAGCAGATTGACCCTGAGATGGCGAAGTACTAG
- a CDS encoding MoaD/ThiS family protein, whose translation MAEIIIPTPLRKFADNQATIAVAGDNILSAIEDLVTQFPDLKKQIFDAQGQIKRFIRIYKGEDDIESLDNEKTAIEADTVISIIPAIAGGAN comes from the coding sequence ATGGCAGAAATAATCATACCGACACCCCTAAGGAAATTTGCAGACAATCAGGCGACTATCGCCGTGGCAGGAGACAACATCCTGTCTGCGATTGAGGATCTGGTGACACAGTTTCCGGATTTGAAGAAGCAAATATTTGATGCACAGGGACAAATCAAGCGTTTCATCAGAATCTACAAAGGAGAAGACGATATCGAGTCACTGGACAATGAAAAGACGGCCATCGAGGCAGATACGGTAATCAGCATCATTCCAGCCATAGCAGGAGGAGCAAACTAG
- a CDS encoding M67 family metallopeptidase has product MSKKVIVDHEILASMHRHALADFPNECVGFFFGESAGEAKKVTEYTPLENSKVGDQRRRFEVDPKDYMAAEKYAIESKQELLGVYHSHPKHPAEPSVHDRAQALPFFSYIIASVSETAVQNTRSWQLNEQNEFEEEIITNE; this is encoded by the coding sequence ATGAGTAAAAAAGTCATAGTCGATCACGAAATATTGGCTTCTATGCACAGGCATGCCCTGGCAGATTTTCCCAACGAATGCGTAGGCTTTTTCTTTGGAGAGTCGGCTGGTGAAGCCAAAAAAGTGACAGAATACACCCCATTGGAGAATTCCAAAGTGGGGGATCAACGAAGAAGGTTTGAAGTAGATCCAAAGGACTACATGGCTGCCGAAAAATATGCTATTGAAAGCAAGCAGGAATTGCTGGGAGTGTATCACTCACACCCCAAGCACCCTGCTGAGCCTTCGGTGCATGATCGGGCGCAGGCTTTGCCTTTCTTTTCATACATCATCGCCTCTGTCTCGGAGACCGCGGTTCAAAACACACGGTCTTGGCAGCTCAATGAGCAAAACGAGTTTGAGGAGGAAATCATTACGAACGAATAA
- a CDS encoding PLP-dependent cysteine synthase family protein, whose product MVINQESEVFKSITTLGKYVGNTPLYEIQHLSPKPKVKIYAKMEWMQFGGSVKTRPAYQIIKAALESGELGTGKTLLDASSGNTGLAYATICARLGIPVTICLPENASWERKKLLKGLGVNIVYTSKFGSSDESEAKAHEMYNNEPDKYFLANQYNNENNWKAHYEGTGPEIFEELGDSITHFMTGLGTTGSFTGISKYLKERDPSIQTIGLQPDGALHGLEGWKDMETAKVPGIYDTSLVDAIKHVDTYDAYDMLKETAKKEGVLLSPSSAANLKGAIDLANEIEEGVIVTLFPDNAEKYSEIIKSLF is encoded by the coding sequence ATGGTGATCAATCAAGAATCAGAAGTATTTAAAAGTATCACAACGCTGGGCAAGTATGTCGGCAATACACCCCTGTACGAAATTCAGCATTTGTCTCCTAAGCCAAAGGTGAAGATCTATGCCAAAATGGAATGGATGCAGTTTGGCGGGAGTGTCAAGACCAGACCCGCTTACCAAATCATCAAAGCAGCGCTGGAGAGTGGTGAACTCGGTACAGGCAAAACGCTACTAGATGCTTCCAGTGGGAACACGGGCTTGGCATATGCGACGATATGTGCACGGCTGGGGATTCCTGTGACGATTTGCCTCCCTGAGAATGCATCATGGGAACGCAAGAAGTTGCTCAAAGGCTTAGGTGTCAACATCGTCTATACATCGAAGTTTGGTTCGTCCGATGAGTCGGAGGCCAAGGCGCACGAGATGTACAATAACGAGCCGGACAAGTACTTTCTCGCCAATCAATACAACAACGAGAACAACTGGAAAGCCCACTACGAAGGGACAGGACCTGAGATATTTGAGGAGTTGGGAGATAGCATCACGCACTTCATGACAGGACTCGGTACTACGGGCTCGTTTACTGGGATCAGCAAGTACCTCAAGGAACGAGACCCTAGCATCCAAACGATCGGATTGCAACCGGATGGTGCATTGCACGGATTGGAGGGATGGAAGGACATGGAGACGGCCAAGGTGCCGGGTATTTATGATACTTCACTGGTCGATGCAATCAAGCACGTGGATACCTATGATGCTTATGATATGCTCAAAGAGACGGCTAAAAAGGAGGGGGTTCTACTGAGTCCATCTTCTGCAGCGAACCTCAAAGGGGCGATCGATCTAGCCAATGAGATCGAGGAGGGAGTCATCGTGACACTTTTCCCTGACAATGCGGAGAAATACAGCGAAATCATCAAATCACTATTCTGA
- the lhgO gene encoding L-2-hydroxyglutarate oxidase — translation MKDVIVIGGGIVGLASAWKILEKAPNTSIAILEKESGPAKHQTGNNSGVIHSGLYYKPGSLKATNCIKGYHLLLDFCQKEEIKYDLCGKIVVATDEAEVPYLTTLHERGEQNGLTNMLWLDQDQLKEYEPHVNGVKGIYVPQTGIIDYTAVCKKLEEKLLTAGAEIHYNHKVVKINAAPQVQTIVTDKGDFEGKLVVNCAGLYSDKVAKMTPLKPDLKIVPFRGEYYQLKKESQHLVKNLIYPVPDPNFPFLGVHFTRMINGGVEAGPNAVLAFQREGYKKSDINLAELAETLAWPGFQKVAAKYWRTGFGEMYRSFSKAAFTKALQKLIPEIQESDLEVGGAGVRAQACDRNGGLLDDFQILEDEHFVNVCNAPSPAATSSLAIGDEISSRVLARA, via the coding sequence ATGAAAGATGTCATCGTCATCGGCGGAGGAATCGTAGGATTGGCTAGCGCTTGGAAGATCCTCGAAAAGGCTCCCAATACCTCTATTGCTATTTTGGAAAAGGAGTCAGGCCCAGCCAAGCACCAGACGGGCAACAACAGTGGTGTGATCCATTCGGGCTTGTACTACAAGCCAGGGAGCTTGAAAGCTACCAATTGCATCAAGGGCTACCATTTGCTTTTGGACTTTTGTCAAAAAGAAGAAATTAAGTACGATCTGTGTGGCAAGATTGTCGTGGCTACCGACGAGGCTGAGGTGCCGTACCTGACTACACTACACGAGCGTGGCGAACAAAACGGCCTGACGAACATGCTGTGGTTGGACCAGGATCAACTCAAAGAATACGAGCCGCACGTCAATGGTGTCAAAGGGATCTACGTCCCTCAGACTGGGATCATCGATTATACGGCTGTATGTAAGAAGCTGGAAGAAAAACTACTCACAGCAGGCGCAGAAATACACTACAACCACAAGGTAGTCAAAATAAATGCTGCACCACAGGTACAAACCATCGTGACAGACAAGGGAGATTTCGAAGGCAAGTTGGTCGTGAACTGCGCCGGCTTGTACTCGGACAAGGTAGCCAAGATGACGCCTCTCAAGCCCGATCTAAAGATCGTGCCTTTTCGGGGCGAGTACTACCAACTCAAGAAGGAAAGTCAGCACCTGGTCAAGAATTTGATTTATCCGGTGCCTGACCCGAACTTCCCGTTCCTAGGTGTGCACTTTACGCGAATGATCAACGGAGGGGTAGAGGCAGGTCCCAATGCCGTTTTGGCTTTTCAGAGGGAGGGCTACAAGAAGTCGGATATCAACCTAGCCGAACTGGCAGAGACACTGGCATGGCCAGGTTTTCAAAAAGTAGCTGCCAAGTACTGGCGAACAGGGTTTGGTGAGATGTATCGTTCGTTCTCCAAGGCTGCTTTTACCAAGGCGCTACAAAAGCTCATCCCAGAGATCCAAGAGTCTGATCTAGAAGTAGGCGGGGCAGGTGTCCGTGCGCAAGCCTGCGATCGAAACGGAGGGCTGTTGGATGATTTTCAGATTCTCGAAGACGAACACTTCGTCAATGTCTGCAATGCACCATCACCCGCAGCTACTTCGTCGCTGGCGATCGGCGATGAGATTTCTAGTCGCGTATTGGCGAGAGCTTAG
- the msrB gene encoding peptide-methionine (R)-S-oxide reductase MsrB — protein MEKTEEEWRASLDAEQYHVLREKGTERPFTGKYWDFAKDGIYHCAGCGEELFESSTKFDAGCGWPSFFQPTDKSKVTNHVDYTHGMTRTEVTCSNCGGHLGHVFTDGPAPTGLRYCINSVSIDFKEK, from the coding sequence ATGGAGAAAACAGAAGAAGAATGGAGAGCTTCGCTTGACGCAGAGCAATATCACGTTTTGCGGGAGAAGGGAACAGAGCGCCCTTTTACGGGGAAGTATTGGGATTTTGCCAAGGATGGTATATATCACTGTGCAGGATGCGGGGAGGAGCTCTTCGAGTCCTCGACCAAGTTTGATGCGGGTTGTGGATGGCCGAGTTTCTTTCAGCCCACTGACAAATCCAAAGTGACCAATCATGTAGACTATACACACGGGATGACTCGTACCGAGGTGACGTGTTCCAATTGTGGAGGACATCTTGGACATGTGTTTACCGATGGGCCAGCACCTACGGGTTTGCGCTATTGTATCAATTCTGTCTCGATAGACTTCAAAGAGAAGTAA